One region of Candidatus Nezhaarchaeota archaeon genomic DNA includes:
- a CDS encoding ABC transporter permease: MRLSPLEALGAVLVSSAVAMSLSSFAIGTVVVFPRSELPYSPPTALNPLGTNDLGDDVLTLLMQGGKVSLLVGFMGSLISTTIGTVIGALAGFFRGVVDELLSGLTDLFIVIPALPLMIVLAAYLSPSFWNLVLVIGLLWWPVTARLVRARAQQLKSSQFVESLVGIGAGRLYIVFRHILPNVMGVALSRFILGVSYAILLEAGLSFIGLGDPTVPSWGTMLHFAMTRGALLNGSWWVFVPPGLAISTTSLGFLLLGMGLERRVKLSSKSLVEVA; this comes from the coding sequence GTGAGGCTTTCTCCTCTAGAGGCCTTAGGGGCGGTGCTAGTATCGAGCGCCGTGGCCATGTCCCTCTCGTCCTTTGCGATCGGTACAGTGGTGGTGTTCCCTAGGTCAGAGCTCCCATACTCACCGCCCACCGCATTAAACCCTCTGGGGACCAATGATCTAGGTGACGACGTCTTAACGCTGCTAATGCAAGGAGGCAAGGTCTCGCTACTAGTGGGCTTCATGGGCTCGCTAATATCTACTACGATCGGCACTGTAATCGGAGCCCTCGCAGGCTTCTTTAGAGGGGTCGTGGACGAGCTCTTAAGCGGGCTAACTGACCTCTTCATAGTGATCCCGGCGCTACCTCTCATGATAGTGCTGGCTGCCTACCTCTCGCCTTCGTTCTGGAACCTCGTGTTAGTCATAGGCCTCCTCTGGTGGCCAGTCACAGCTAGGCTGGTGAGGGCTAGGGCTCAGCAGCTTAAGTCTAGCCAGTTCGTAGAGAGCCTCGTAGGGATAGGGGCGGGCAGGCTCTACATCGTGTTCAGGCACATCCTCCCTAACGTCATGGGCGTAGCGCTCTCGAGGTTCATCCTCGGTGTATCCTACGCCATCCTCCTCGAGGCCGGCTTGAGCTTCATAGGGCTCGGGGACCCCACGGTTCCTAGCTGGGGGACGATGCTCCACTTCGCCATGACCCGCGGTGCCCTCCTCAACGGGAGCTGGTGGGTCTTCGTCCCGCCCGGCTTAGCTATCTCTACGACTAGCCTAGGCTTCCTCCTACTAGGGATGGGGTTAGAGAGGAGGGTTAAGCTCTC
- a CDS encoding ABC transporter permease, whose product MRKLSRYLVLVFTIVTVNFAIPRLMPGDPLVLLFGEEFYGVALRTPEIIQSLTAKYGLDKPIVEQFFIYLGNLINGDMGYSFSYGRPVLEIIVERLPMTLLMTLPPVAASLAAGSILGLHLGFRAEKRLKQAASSILVLVRSIPPYWTSMVLILVFSLWLNLTPTGGAPPAGAPAAVVISHLALPFLVVFLYDTAYVALIVRGLTIEVVEEAFVTTARSKGLRGTTFKARHLLLPSLAPFLSLAAIEIGFAFSGALLVEIAFSWPGIGYTMWQAVVERDYPLLQAAFTTTALVVVAANALADLASYLLDPRIREEAWPR is encoded by the coding sequence ATTCGTAAGCTCTCTAGGTACCTCGTCCTAGTTTTCACCATAGTCACCGTGAACTTCGCCATCCCCAGGCTAATGCCGGGAGACCCCCTCGTCCTCCTCTTCGGAGAGGAGTTCTACGGAGTGGCCTTGAGGACCCCGGAGATCATACAGTCCCTCACCGCTAAGTACGGGTTGGACAAGCCGATAGTGGAGCAGTTCTTCATCTACCTAGGCAACCTCATCAACGGAGATATGGGGTACTCGTTTAGCTACGGGAGGCCGGTGCTAGAGATAATAGTAGAGAGGCTCCCCATGACCCTGCTCATGACCCTCCCCCCCGTAGCGGCCTCCTTAGCGGCCGGGTCGATACTGGGCCTCCACCTAGGCTTTAGGGCAGAGAAGCGCCTTAAGCAGGCGGCCTCGTCCATACTAGTGCTAGTTCGTTCCATACCCCCCTACTGGACGTCCATGGTACTCATCCTCGTGTTCTCCCTCTGGCTAAACCTCACGCCGACCGGAGGGGCGCCTCCGGCGGGGGCGCCTGCCGCCGTAGTCATTAGCCACTTAGCCCTCCCGTTCCTCGTGGTATTCCTCTACGACACAGCCTACGTCGCCCTTATAGTGAGGGGCCTTACGATAGAGGTGGTTGAAGAGGCCTTCGTAACTACTGCTAGGTCGAAGGGGCTGAGGGGGACCACCTTTAAGGCTAGGCACCTGCTCTTACCCTCTCTAGCCCCCTTCCTCTCCCTCGCCGCTATCGAGATAGGGTTCGCCTTCTCAGGGGCGCTACTAGTGGAAATAGCGTTCAGCTGGCCAGGGATAGGCTACACCATGTGGCAGGCAGTGGTGGAGAGGGACTACCCTCTACTACAGGCGGCCTTCACCACGACCGCCCTCGTCGTCGTAGCGGCCAACGCCCTAGCGGACCTCGCATCCTACCTCCTAGACCCTAGGATAAGGGAGGAGGCGTGGCCTAGGTGA